Within Vigna unguiculata cultivar IT97K-499-35 chromosome 2, ASM411807v1, whole genome shotgun sequence, the genomic segment taatcatataaatttataaatcaaatttagAACAATAGAAATGTCCACAAACAAACATAGATGTTTAAAGTTGCGtgaattttactttttcttgagttaaaattttctattaaattttttgatattattctttgattaaacattaaaaatatattattttagtgatttattatttttaaatatattgtaaaacTTCAAAATTAGTTTCAGTGTTTTTCAAAGacaaaagtaacaaagtaaaattcaatagaaaatttaaattcgcTTTTGTCCTTTAATTTTCTCTCATTATTTAGTGATTCTACATGAAGGAAAAAGTACTATTTGATGATTGATTACGGAtcctttaataattttatattttataatatatatttttgtttatgcactatcaattacatttttatattaaaattataaaactattgtCAAGGAGTAATTTCGTTTAGCAACTTTCTACCTTCTTCCTCCCATTTGGGGAATGCCTCAATTGTTTATGACCGGAATCACGTTTGAttgcataatttgaaaattgattgtAAAATACGAAATATGTTACTGGATACAAAAAGTCTCATATtacacaattcaaaaaatattttaaattgttcaattcattttgtttttattcataTGTTTTTAGAGTATGTAATATAGAAATGTATTTCAAAATGTGTAATacaaaaatccaaaatattctttgaatttgaaaattattctaATTATGTACTCTGAAATATCAGATTACGCGATCACAATCCATATATATTTTCAAGCCtgaaagtatatttgatattatgtaattcataatatatttttatatctgtTCAGATTATGCACTTGAGTCGTGTCCCAGAAGTacataatcataaaattttatacctagacaatttcaactttttcaacACCTTTTACAAGATGCGGAACAAACCAGGGGTGCAAAATAGAATTGCGTCGCCATATTGTTCTCTtaatagcttttttttttttttctagctaTTGTAAATGTCTAAGAGCTATCGTTTGAATCATACAATCCTCACAGCTTACACCGCTTTTGTTGTCCTGCTCCGCCCCcacaaaatgaaaagaaaaatgcacAAATCTCAAGAACGCCTCaacaattgaataaaaaaaaaagggaacaCTGACGATCACATTCTCAGAACGTACTTCCAGTTACTAAGCTTTCGTATATCTGATTATCAATCACCAAATCCTCTTTCAACAATTATCCAGTCCATAGATGAAGTGACACAACTAGTTCTCCCAGTTGCTTCTGATCCAGATATGATACAAGATCCATCGAAATTAAATGTTTTCCTAGATCAACAAAGTCTTTCTCCTCAATTTTGTACGTCGATTGAAGTTTTTCAGCTTCACGGTCTGCTGCCTCGGCTTCAGTAGATAGGAGATTCGCTTCTTCCATGTCACCCATTTCTAGTGCGCCAGCCTTTTCAGCTCTAGCAGTAGCAGATGCCAAAAGTAGCTTCTGGTATCTGACCATTGCCAACTCTTTCTCCTTTAATAAAATCACCCCCTCAGTCTCCTGTAATTTATTAAGGGTGTCTTTGATTTCTTCTTCAAGCTTCTCAAGATTTAACGAAGATGTGTCCATGTCTATCTGGATGCTCTCTTTTTCAACATTTAGTGACTTTGCCTCGGTAGCTATTCGTGCCGCCTCCTTGAAATTTCTTGCAGCAGTAGCAACTTTCTTTTCTGCTTCTAGTTCTGGGACTCTTTTATCAATGAAAATAATCCTCTGCTTGAAGGATGCTATCTCTTGCTGGATGCTTGACTTTCTTGAAGATAGTTCCTAAACAGTGTAATGAAATTTGTGAACAAAAACTACCaaagtaattttcttttgcTGGAAAATAAATGACTTGCTTGTGTAGCTTTTGGATTTGATTACTTATGGAGTGGgactatttattatatattcaaGCAACTTGACTTGTGCGCAACTTCAAATTTAAGGTTATTAGGTAGTGCACAGGACAGGAGGCAGGCATAGACACTGGGAGTCTATgatcatccatcacatctcagccatatatatacacacaaaattttaaacacaaaaatcagTATTAACCTGCAAGGAAGCTCTAGCGGCAGAAACCTCCTCTTGAAACAATTTGACATCTCTAGAAAGCTTTTCCTCGTTCTCTGCAAGTGTCAGTTTGTCCCCCCTGGACTTCAATATAGATGACATCAAACTTCTTCTCAGTTTAACTGTTTCACGGTATCCTTCAGCTTCCTCTGAAGAAATCCTAGCAAAATTCCTAAGTCTTGCTCCCATTTCTTTTTCCTGTGTGAAAAAGTTATCAATCTCCCCCTTCTTTAGAGTCAAAGTTTCAGTTTCTAATTTCACATGCGCAAGGGCAGACTGCAATTCGTCATAATTGACATTAATGCCTAACTGCATCTCTTCAAATCCAGAGAGaactttatttatcttattttctaCAGCTTCTAAAGTAGAGTCATTGTCTGCtatctccttttctttttgtttaactAAAGCAAGAAGTTGATCCAATTCACCCATCAACACATCCTTTCTTTTACAAAggatctctttttctcttttgtcaTCCTGGATTGAATGCTCAATGGAATTATTCAATTCTAAACGAGCTTCATTCATAAATTGTGCTTCAATCTCCAATTCCATCTTTTTCACCTCCAAGGCTTCAGATGATGAAAGCCATTGGtccatttcttttgaaaaaactgATGTTGCTTTCTTCAGGGTAGAATCTGCATTATTTAAAGCGTTCTAGAAAAAAGGAATACAGTCACATCAGAAATGTTAACCATAATCGATTTGTAAGGGGATGTCAACGAATGAGTAATCAATTTTCTCGTGTTAGCAGAGGACGAAACTTTAGAATTTGTAACATTTGATTTGATCGATGGATTTGTATTAAGTTACAAGGAAATGCAAAAAACTGTAAACTAGACAAATTTCATTTCACCTACGCTTGGTCAACATTCCGCCTGAACTTATTATATAAACGATGTAGGGGAAGAAAAGATGTGAGGAAAGAAATGACAGTTATGCAACTGCAGTATGTGTTAAAAAGAGTAAACTAGTAAAGGATGTATGTTTAACTAACCTTTGCATAATGGTCGAGCAGGATAGCGCATTGTTCCTCGGCAACTAACTGAGATTCAAGGGCATGCTGCAATTTTAAATCTAAAGCGTCGACAACGGCATCGGCTTCTCTCAAAGAATTGATGTAACTCAGTTTCTCCTTCTCGGCATCAGAAAGCTTTTCGCTAACCTTTTCGGCCCTTTCGAAATCTTCAGCTTCACAGGCTTCTTCCAATTGCTTTTCGAGTTCCATGTATTTGAGCGAAGCAAGATTGGCATTCTCAACgatttttcttctatttctgatggAATCCTTTCGAGCAGAAGAAGCATTTTTTACCAGTTGACTGGCAAGGTTAAGCTTCTCACGTATGGTGACCTTGATTTGCTCAAACTCTGCCTCAGGAAAAGCTGATGCATGTTGTTGATTCAAATTCTCATTCCCCGATTTGGAGGAAGATTCAGCAGATGGTTCTTCCTCAGAAAAAGCTGAAACAAGGTGTTGTTTCCGATTCTCATTCTCTGATTTGGAGGAAGATTCAGCAGATGGTTCTTCCTCAGAAAAAGCTGAGGAATGTTGATATTCCCGATTCTCATTCTCTGATTTGGAGGAAGATACAGTAGACGGTTGGGAAAGAGTAACACCATCAGCATCAGCATCAGCATCAGCAGTGGCAGTGACAATGGAGGGAAAGGTCTCTGGGAGCCGAACAGTATGACCAGCGCCCAGGCTATCACTGTCAGAAATTGGTTGGGGGAGCGGAGAAAGAGTGTGAGGCATGTCGTTGAAATGAAGGGCATCTCTACCATATCCTATCCTCAAGCCAGATCGTTTTCTCCTTCGAGGGGGCTGACCCTGGACCTGACCCTGtgtagaggaagaagaagaagttgggGCGGTAGCAGATACAGATAGCTGTTGTTGAGATTGGAGATCGTGGTCGGCTTCAGCTGCTAGTGAGTTTTGGAGGGGATCCACCACAAGCGTGAGGTCGGAGAAGAGATTCTCGTCAAGGGGCTGCGATGTTGTGAGCGCATCACTACCATTGTAATTGTCTTGTCGGACCTCTGCTTCAACTCCAATTTCAATATCGGCAGCAGGGTTAAACAGTACCATTCCTTCAAACAGCGAATCCATATCATCGCTTTTCTTCCCATCTGAAGCCATCATCCCACTTCTTACTTCCCCAATCTCCTCGCCTCGGATTGCACAATCTTCCTAAATTAACTCCCTTTATATTCTTAGCTCTACCCCCATTCTGTATGCGTGAAAAACATCATCGGCTttctgttcttttttttttaggaaaaataggatgaatagaaaatagatgaaggataaataaaatttccaagtgtttttttatcttaagctaagcttaattaaattttaatttcatagtAAAGGTGAgtctttttcatttcaatttccaTTAAATTAACTGTTATATATTGACTagtactaaattttaaattttttaattgaatttatataaaattttatgattttttaattaaattattatttgttataattttctatcatcaatttcaattacaacaatttttttattataatacattattaataAATCCTTgacatgtttataatttttagacTTAAAAATTTTCTATCTCCTCTCCAAAAGTAAAGaatcactaaaataatttttaaaagagttAGATACGATgtggatgtcaaaaatatccgtacccgcgaatacgggtatttttgatatcCACATGTTAATgggacgggtacgggtatcataatatccgtatccgtggatacccgtacccgttaaactttaattcacaaaaatacccttatatatatatattagtaaaaaacattttgatctaatattttctaagttgcacatcttaTCTTCTTTGGTCTTCATTATTCTAGtttcaagtattggtacgttgtcttccTCCAAATACACCCTTTGACATTCTTGTCTTTCCCTTCCttgaaattggacatatacatCAAAGACACTCCttattgtcaaatgatggaatcaaaataagaatacctGATACATGGCAGTTggaatttattatttgattttttttttaggaatcaattggagaaaatatgcttgttgatcaaaacactaattaactaattaaagaattttcattgtattaaaaattattttatatttatttttataattatttagacttatggacttgagtttgtttgaactttatttaaaatttatgatagtgatgtattttattttattttatttgaatttattattaaatatttactttttcaaataattttgtaaatacccgtggatacccgcgaatatgaaaaaaatagacgggtacccacATAACGGATATCTGACGGATATGAATACGGGTACgggacgaatatttatccagcaaaTAAGATATGGGAGAGCTACTACCTGTACCCtacccgtcccgttaacatCCCTGGTCACATTCCTCACCTTAAAGTTTGAAAGAAGTGAACCTGAAATATTTCGTAGGTGCACCCAAGAGTTAGAAAGTATTGAACCTGAGGTTCGCACTTTGTACGTGCAACACATTGGCGAGAATGAAACCTAAAAATGGTTTTACAAAAGCAAAAGCACATGAATTTTCAACATGGCTCCAGTAGTGGGAAGAACACAATCCTATCCGGTAAGGTGTGCACCACAGGAGAACCATTTGCAATAGTCGAAAGTAGGATTCATTGATTGTATTTGTAGTTCAATCACAAATACTACATACCATTCTCGTCGAGCCTGATGGTCCTTCACTGAACTAGTTGTAGAAGGGATTGATTAATTCAAACTAAAATTTAGATGGAAAGTTCAGCACAAtgtcatcataaaagacttcaaatgatataaaattataaaatcataaaattaaaatactataaaaaaatagaatcatcaaatcatattaataaatcataaaatcataaacttataaacttataaaatcataaaatatttaatacaacataaaaatttattaaaaactttatatatatatatatatatccaaacttatcataatctaaaacttaattaagcatacaaaatatttgaaacaaaagAGATGAGAATAGTCAGccattaaagaataaattacgTACTattttaaatgagaaaaaaaaagtaaaaacatacAATAACCAATTACATATTGTTATAATCGATTATGtaaaattttcttacttttttttattactgtTGTAGAAAAATTTGTTACACctcttaatttttctattttccatTGTCACAGATCAAGGGATCTCCAACCACACCAGTAAATGGGAGAGATTAAGGGTATTTTAGTTGTGAAAGTTAAtttggaagagaaaaagataattGGAATGGTTTGTATTATTACTTTTGAAAGATTGGAGACGAGAGTAAGTAGATTTAAAAGGaaagtttgaaaaaatttcTAAAGGATTTAATTaatgcaataaattaaaattaaaatttaattaaaaaaattaagattatcgAACTGTCTTTAATGTTGAAagtaatctaaaattatatttaaaaagttaaatttatttaagaaaattatttaaatgaatatattgaaaaaaattattttaataaaaaataataaaatacaatatatttacaaattgaaatgtttttttgacaaataatttaaaaatttagggtattaattattgttgaaaaacataattttaaaacttatattttcacATCATCATTTAATTGATGGTATAAGGTCTTTTACCATCAATTACTTTCAATTGGACACAATGGAGGAGTGGAggggaaataaaaaaatcacatttttcatcttcaaatcatatcttgttttatattctctataaataatatgtgaatgatttatatattaaaaataaaatttaatagaaagaaaatcaaaattgtCAAATTGTCTATAATATTGAAAGTAATCGAAAATTATacttaaatgaataaattggaaaaaaataattattttaataaaattataataaaaatataatacacttatctattaaattttttataaacaacttagaaatttgaaatattaattgttgttgtaaagcataattttaaaagtcaattttacttattatgataattatgaAGGGTATTTTCCCATCGATCACCCTCAAACccgaagaaaaaaaagatgaaaaaatcaTATAATCTTAGTATTCCTATCGTTCTCTCAAGTATCACACCACAAAGTAAACGCATGTTTCACCCTTAAATTATGTCTCTATTCTCTTTGTACAGTACAAATGAACAGAGCATAAAAGATGACACGAATTGAGCtcataacaaacaaaaaagtGCTAGAGGGGATTGATATCGCTTTTCATTAGCGTACAAATTATACATCTTAATGGTGCCATCATATTGTTCATCTAGCAATTTCTTGGCACACCAAATAAATAACCTCAACATAAcgaaagtaacaaataaaactaataaagaaACATTACTGATGAACTGGATCCGTGCCAGTGTAAGCAAATAGAAACGAGGTTTTACTACTAAGTGGACTAGACAAAAGGCACAAAGCAGATTAAAGAAATACACAACACATATGCCTGCATCATTTATCAACAATTCACCACCAAATCCGAGTCAATCTATCCTTCAGCCTCACCAAGTTCAACATCTTTCAGAGGAATCTTTTCTAATCCATCCTTCAATAGTCTAATTTCTTCTTCTGTCATGCTGTTTTTCGCATGATGAGGTAATGTCTTTGGATTTGATTGCTTTTCAGCCTCTACAGCCCAACTGTAAATTACCATGCCAAGGACTGCGATAATCATTCCCATGATATTCTTGAAAGTTAGCTCCGAATCAAATAGCAGCCATCCCAACGTCAGAACACATACTGTTTTCATGTGGCCTAAAACCTGGAAGGAAACGGCTGAAAAGCGTCCGATGCAGAGGTACTGACTCACATTGCAAAATACAGCTAGCGAGCATGAAAGAATAATGCATAACTGCagaagttaaagaaaaaatttaagagaaTAATCCAAcagtatttgaatatttgaagatAAAATACATACATAATATGATAGATTGGTGTCAATAGGGGAAAAGGAACTTACAATGGCACCAGAAGACATCTTATAGTTTGTTATCAATTTGCCACTAAGATAGTAATCAACAAACGGACcaagaataagaagaaaaagcGCTTGAATGGGAGCAGTTTTACTTAGCAATTCAAACGATCCAATTGAATATTTCTTTTGAAGAGAGCCTATTGACTGTTACagaaaaggtgaaaaaaaatcagttataaaatgaataaatccCACAAACATCACGCATAAATAATAGCATCTACCACAAGTGACTTTAGTAGCACAAACTGCGTTCTCTTCTGTTGTACTCATCATTTAACTATAACACTAATCTGATCTAATACTTGACCATTTACGGGTGAGAGATAAGCCATTAGAAGGGAGAACGGTGCTTAGTCATGACACTTAATGACGAGTTCATGAATagacaagaagaaaatgagcaAGAACACATTGTCCCTAGAAGAATCACAAGAAACATGACTAGACAAGTTATTTTTGCTCACAAAAATATCCCCCCTCTGTCTGTCTCTCCCTTGTGTGTTTCTTGGACTTGTTAAATGTAGGATTTTATTTCTCAATTATAGAGGTATAAATactaaaagtaacatttctcaAAGcccaagaaaataaaagaaggatGACCAAGATTAAAATAAGAAGTGCAAGAAGGAAACATCAAGAGCTAGCTCAACATAAGTTAACGAAAACATGACCAAAGGAGTATGAGAATCATGAGTAAGCAAGAGAAGTGTGACTCCTAATTCGGCCAACACGAAAATTCctgttccattttttttttgttaatttcaaattttccctccttttgttttgaaattttcatcTAGGCATGAGTGGGTCTTAGATCCCTCACTTACATGTAATTGAAGACACACTTGAGTGCCATTAGGCATAGCAAATTCGGAACTCAAGGCCATAAATAGCCATCACTCACACATGTAACtttaatttggaatatatgataTTGTGAGTGTTGTGGAATAACTCAAATCAAATTCACTGCAG encodes:
- the LOC114173567 gene encoding UDP-rhamnose/UDP-galactose transporter 1, with product MESEKKSPISDVGAWAMNVISSVGIIMANKQLMSNNGYAFSFASSLTGFHFAVTALVGLVSNATGYSASKHVPMWELIWFSLVANMSITGMNFSLMLNSVGFYQISKLSMIPVVCVMEWILHNKHYSREVKMSVVVVVIGVGVCTVTDVKVNLKGFICACLAVLSTSLQQISIGSLQKKYSIGSFELLSKTAPIQALFLLILGPFVDYYLSGKLITNYKMSSGAILCIILSCSLAVFCNVSQYLCIGRFSAVSFQVLGHMKTVCVLTLGWLLFDSELTFKNIMGMIIAVLGMVIYSWAVEAEKQSNPKTLPHHAKNSMTEEEIRLLKDGLEKIPLKDVELGEAEG
- the LOC114173518 gene encoding rho-associated protein kinase 1 codes for the protein MMASDGKKSDDMDSLFEGMVLFNPAADIEIGVEAEVRQDNYNGSDALTTSQPLDENLFSDLTLVVDPLQNSLAAEADHDLQSQQQLSVSATAPTSSSSSTQGQVQGQPPRRRKRSGLRIGYGRDALHFNDMPHTLSPLPQPISDSDSLGAGHTVRLPETFPSIVTATADADADADGVTLSQPSTVSSSKSENENREYQHSSAFSEEEPSAESSSKSENENRKQHLVSAFSEEEPSAESSSKSGNENLNQQHASAFPEAEFEQIKVTIREKLNLASQLVKNASSARKDSIRNRRKIVENANLASLKYMELEKQLEEACEAEDFERAEKVSEKLSDAEKEKLSYINSLREADAVVDALDLKLQHALESQLVAEEQCAILLDHYAKNALNNADSTLKKATSVFSKEMDQWLSSSEALEVKKMELEIEAQFMNEARLELNNSIEHSIQDDKREKEILCKRKDVLMGELDQLLALVKQKEKEIADNDSTLEAVENKINKVLSGFEEMQLGINVNYDELQSALAHVKLETETLTLKKGEIDNFFTQEKEMGARLRNFARISSEEAEGYRETVKLRRSLMSSILKSRGDKLTLAENEEKLSRDVKLFQEEVSAARASLQELSSRKSSIQQEIASFKQRIIFIDKRVPELEAEKKVATAARNFKEAARIATEAKSLNVEKESIQIDMDTSSLNLEKLEEEIKDTLNKLQETEGVILLKEKELAMVRYQKLLLASATARAEKAGALEMGDMEEANLLSTEAEAADREAEKLQSTYKIEEKDFVDLGKHLISMDLVSYLDQKQLGELVVSLHLWTG